The Ancylobacter sp. SL191 nucleotide sequence AGCAGGTTCTTCACCTTCTCGTCGCGCTCATGGCGCGGCACGCCGCGCACGCGCAGGCCGTAGCCGATATTCTCCGCCACCGTCATCATCGGGAACAGAGCGAGGTTCTGGAAGATCAGCGCGGTCGGCCGCCTGTTCGGGCCGATGCCCTTCATGTCCTGCCCGCCAATGCGCACGCTGCCGCGCGTCGGCTCGATGAAGCCGGAAATGGTGCGCAACAGCGTGGTCTTGCCGCAGCCCGACGGGCCGAGGAAGGAGAAGAACTCGCCCGGTTCGATGGTGAGATTGGCGTCCCGCACGGCGACGAAGTCCCCGAAGGTGACGTTCACGCCCTCTAGCTCGACGGCAGCGGCCATAATGTTCCGTTCAATTTGCACGTGACAGGAGCGGCGCTCCGCGCGCCGTCCAACTCGGAGCGCCGCACCCGGACGCCCTCGCTTCGTCGTCATCCCGGCCAAGGCGAAGCCGCAGAGCCGGGATCGCCCACCATCCGGGCAGCGATCCCGGATCGCGCCGGTGGCGCGTCCGGGATGACGGGGAAGGTGGCCCGCAGGCCACCCGCCCGCGCCTCTTTCTCACGCCGCCTTGAACTTCTCGGCGTACTGGGTGCGCAGCTCGGCGAACCACGACGGCTCCGGCGGGCGGCTCCACAGATTGTCGAGCGCGTTGCCCGGATAGGCTTCGGCGAAGTTCTTCTTGGCGACCTCGGAGAGGAAGGCGTCCGCGCCCTTCACCACCGGGTTGTAGCCCGAGCCGTCGGCGACGGCGGCGGAGGCTTCCGGGGTGTGGATGTAGTTGATGAACTCATAGGCCTGCGCGATGTTCTTCGCGCCCTTGGTCAGCGCCCAGCCGTCGACCCAGGTGATGGCGCCTTCCTGCGGGGCCATGTAGGTGACGGGCTTGCCCTGCTTCTTCAGCGAGAGCGGCGGGCCGTCCCAGGTCTGGCCGATGACGCAGCCATTTTCCATGAAGCCGGACTTGGTGTTGTCAGCCGAATCCCAGAACTGCTTGACCTGCGCCTTGTTCTCGATGGCGAAGGCGAGGATCGGGTCGTAGATCTTGCGCATCGACGCTTCGTCCTTGAAGGCGTCGAGCATGCGGTTGGACGGCAGCTTGCCGGTCTTGTCCCACCACAGGCCGATGCCGAGCAGCAGCGAGTGCGGGCGGCCCTGCATCTTGCCCTTGAACTCGGGGGCCCAGAGCGTGCCGTAGGACAGCTTGTCATAGGTCAGGCCGGGCGCGAGGTCGGTGCGCCAGGAAATGGCTTCCGAGCCCCAGCAATGCGGCACATGGTAGAGCTTGCCGTCCCAGGTCCACACGCTGGTCGAGGCTTCCAGCATCGCCGGCAGGATGTTGTCGAGCTTCAGCTTCGAGGTGTCGTAGGGCGCGAGGACGTCGAGCTCCTTGAACTGCGGGGCGCGGTCGCGCGTCGGGGCGCAGAGGTCGAAGCCCTCGCCGCCGGTGGCCTGCAGCTTGTTGATCTGCTCCTCGTTCTGCGAGAACGGCGTGGTCTTCACCTTGATGCCGGTCTTCTTCTCGAAGTTCGGGATGACCGGGGCGGGCAGTTCGTCGTCCCAGTTCAGCAGGCTCAGCTCGCCCGAGGAGGAGAAGGCGTCCTTGACGATCCACGGGCCGGTTGCGGCGATGGTGCCGGCGGCAAGCGCGCCCTTGAACAGCACGCGGCGGTTGAAGCTGCGCGCCGCGAGCAGCGTTTCGGTCGTTGAATTGGTGGCATCCGGCTTTTTGGTCACGTCGGTCCCCTGCTCTGGTCGCCCCTGTGCGGGGGCGGATGGCTGGGGCCTGTTCAGCACGAAGCGTGCCAGAGGCGGAGGGCGTTGAACAAAGGCGACGGGGGATTTGCATGCGGCCGACAGGGCGTGCGTGGGCGCCATGCCCGGCGTCACCCGTCGCTACGTCAGGCGCCCGGCTGCCGCGCTTTTATGCAACTCCCGCGCGGGGCTGCACGCGGAACGGGCGCAGATACCACCGGGAACGAAACATCAGCGCTTTCGCTTCGGCTTATCCCGCGCCTTAACCGAGCGTCGCGAGGATTTCCGCCGCCAGCTCGTGCAGATCGTCGCGGTGGCCGGTGCGCCCCGATGGCGCGTCGACCGTCGAGGTCATCACCAGCGAGACGCCGAGCGCGGGGGCGACATAGAGCATCTGCCCGCCATAGCCCCAGCCATAATGCACCGGCGTGCCCGCCATCTCGCGGGTGAACCAGCCATAGCCGTAACCGTCGCCGGTGAAGCGCGAGGCCGTGCGCACGCGCCAGCTCTGCGCGATCCAGCCTTCCGGGATGATCTGCGCGCCCTCAGCATTCCGCCCGCCGCGCCGGTACAGCTCGGCGAAGGCGAGCAGCGAGGTCGGGCGCATCGCCATCTGGTTGCCGCCGAAATAGATGCCCTGCGGGTCGCGCTCCCAATCGGTGATGGCAAAGCCCTCGACATCGCCCAGCCAGTCGCGCGCCAGAGCGAGCGTGGAACGCCCGCTCACGCGGGTGAGGATGGCGGAGAGAAGATGCGTCGAGCCGGTGGAATAGAGCATCGCCCCGCCCGGCGCGTCGACGAAGGGCCGGTTCAGCGCCGCGCGCACCCAGTTCCGGCTGGCGATCCACTCGCCATAATAGGGCCCGGAGGTACGCTCCAGCCCCGCCTGCATGGACAAGAGATTGCCGATGGTGATCTCGTTGAGGCGCGGGTCGGGATTATCCGGCAGATCCGCGCGCAGCAGCGGGGCGACCGTCTGGTCGGCGCCCTCCAGCACGCCCTTGTCGATGGCGATGCCGACAAGGGCGGAGACGATGCTCTTCGACGCGCTCTTGATATTGCTCGGCCGGTCCACCCGCCCGCCCCGATAGCCGCGCGCGACGAGCCGCTCGCCCTCCTTCGCCACCAGCACGGTGCGCAAGGGCTCCAGCGCGGCAGCGCGGTCGAGGATCGGCGCGAGCCCCGCCGCCCGGTCAACTTGCGGGGCGGGGGAGGCGGGCGAAGGGGCAGCGGGCGCGCCGCGCTCACCCTGGGCGAGCGCGCGGGAGGCGAGAAGCAGCAGCGGAGCGGCAATCAGCGAACGACGGTGCATCCGGGGGAAGATAGGGCGGATGCGGGGGAAGGGTGGTCACGATGAGGGGAGTAACAACGAAGATAGTAAAGCATATAAAGTAAAGTGACGGCAAAACTACTTGAAGGAAATTTTCTGGTAAATTGCGCTTAATATTGGGTAAAACCTATTTATAAAAGGCAAACTGATCGAGCGTTAGTATCGTTTGCAGTGCCCTATGTTGTGTGTAATGTTCCGCCTTTGCTCTGCCATGTCCAACCGCGTGCCGTGCGATCACTCCTTTTTCATTTTCGAGATCGTAGTTGCCATAGATAAAATTTTTCAAATAAAAAGCAAATTCGATGGGAAAAAATAAAGTATCCTTTCCTCCTGCCATTTTGTTAGCTGCTTCGATCACGAAATCGAGCATCTTATTGATGTTACGGGTATGTGTTCCGGTCGACTTGAAATAAGCATCTCCAATTATTCCTTCAATTTCCGTAAGTAAAATTTTAATGCATGCAATCCAATCTCTATTTTTATAGGCATTTAAACCGGAACATATTATCTGTTCTCTGTCTTTAAAGTGTTCTTTGGTCATCCATCTGTCAAACATACGATCTATGCGTTCATCATTAAAAGAATCTACAATTTTTAATTCTTCTTCGTGCGTCGATAGTCCGTCCTCGTAGCATTGAAATAGATTTCTAAATTCAATATTCATTATCTCGACAAAGGGAAACCAGCCGTCAACGATGATTTTGCTGAAAATTTCATTAGCAGAAAATACGGCATACAGATCAGCGTATTTCATCTTCCGATGAAGCGCCCCTAGATCTCTTTTAGCTAAAGATATATCTAGCGACATATCTTCATTAAAGTCAAAGAACAGTCCAAATCGAAATCCTTCGCGGAATATAACTACGATTTTATCATAAATAGATATATTAACAAGTGGAAACCACATTTCAGTTACGTCAGCGATATCGCTGTTGAATATAATAGAACCGCCTTCGATTCTTTTTTTCGGAATTATGTCTATAGTAGTTGCTGCTGAATCTACCCAAAGCTCCGCCGAATCGTCGGGTCTAATAACAAGAAGTATCGTATTTGCGTTATAAAAACGTGGGTGAAAACCATTTTGTTTTGCGCAGAAATCAAGACATGAAATAATATTTGGTGCGACCCGATGAAAAACCGACTGATCGGACGTCATCGAGCCCCGCACCCAAACCTTAACGCTTGCCCCAGACTCGGCAGCTTCAGCCGATATGCCGTGAAAATTTACATTGGCAAGCATGAATGGCGAGCCAATATTCCGAAATCGCTCTTCTTGCTGCGGAGGTGTCGGAGTTGAAGTATCGTTCAAATCAACACCCATGAATGGTTACGGAGCGCCGGCCTCTGAATTGGTCAAATGGAATCGTTATGGCCAGTGCTATGCGATGAAACCTAATGCGCTTCTGGATCCGAGGCGAGCCTGCCAGACAACTAGTGCACCCTCACCCCCCCGTGGCGATCACCAGATCATCCCGGTGCACCATCGCCGCGCGGCCTTCAAACCCCGTGATCGTCGCGATCTCGTCGGAGGAGCGGCCGCGGATGCGGTCGGCGTAATCGTGGTCATAGGCCACCAGCCCGCGGCCGACTTCGGCGCCGTCCGGCCCGCGCAGCACCACGGCGTCGCCGCGCTGGAACTCGCCTTCCACCCGGCTCACCCCCGCCGGCAGCAGCGAGGAGCCCCGGCGCAGGGCGGCGACCGCGCCGGCGTCGAGATGCAGCACGCCGCGCGGCTCCAGCGAGCCGGCGATCCAGCGTTTGCGCGAGGCGACCGGGTTGGTGGGGGCGAGGAACCAGGTGCAGCGCGCGCCCTCGGCGATGGCGCGGATCGGGTTCTTCCCCTTGCCGGAGGCGATGACCATATGCGCGCCCGCCGTGGTGGCGATCTTGCCGGCCTCGATCTTGGTCTTCATCCCGCCGCGTGACAGCTCCGTGCCCGCGCCGCCGGCCATCGCCTCGATCTCGGCGGTGATGCGCGGTACCACGGGCAGGAATTCGGCGTTCGGGTCGTCATTGGGCGGGGCGGTGTAGAGCCCGTCAATATCGGAGAGCAGCACCAAGAGATCCGCGCTCGCCATGCCGGCGACGCGCGCGGCGAGCCGGTCATTGTCGCCATAGCGGATTTCCGAGGTCGCCACCGTGTCGTTCTCGTTGATGACCGGGACCACTTTGAGATCGAGGAGCTTGGCCAGCGTCGAGCGGGCATTGAGGTAGCGCCGGCGCTCCTCGGTATCGCCGAGCGTGATGAGGATCTGCCCGGCATTGACCCCCTCATGCGCCAGCGCCTCCGACCAGGCCCGCGCCAGCGCGATCTGCCCGACCGCGGCGGCGGCCTGGCTTTCCTCCAGCTTCAGCGGGCGCTTGGGGAGCTTCAGCACATTGCGGCCGAGGGCGATGGCGCCGGAGGAAACCACCAGCACCTCCTTGCCCTCGCGGTGGAGCTGGGCGACATCCTCCGCCAGCGCCGCGAGCCAGGCATGGCGCAGCGCCCCGCGCGCGGAATCCACCAACAGCGCCGAGCCGACCTTCACCACCACCCGGCGGAAGGCGGAAATCTGCGGCACCGCCGCCCCGCCCGTGGCAAGCGCGGCAGCCGCCGCCGGCTCAAGGGAGGCGTCGGCGGTGGGGGCGGAGGTGGTCTCGGAGGTCTGGGCGGCGGGGCGGCGGGTCATCGGGCGGCTTCACGGCAAGGGCGCGCCGGTCACCGGGCCGCGCCGAAGAAGGGGATGCCGTCTCATACGCGCTTTCGCCAAAACTCGCGCGGATTTTTGCGGGGCGGGGGGAGCAACCACCCAATACGCCGTCATGCCCGGGCTTGAGCCGGGCATCCACGTCTTCCCGCGTGCCGTCCGCTCCCGGTCATGGATCCCCGGGTCAAGCCCGGGGATGACGGGGGAGGGGAGCGGCGCCCCCCCTTCACGTCATCCCGGACGGCCGCAGGCCGATCCGGGATCGCGCCCCCGCTATTGAGCGCCGCTATTGCGGCCCGACAGGCACCACCCCACACGCCGTCATGCCCGGGCTTGAGCCGGGCATCCACGTCGTCCCGCGTGCCGTCCGCTCCCGGTCATGGATCCCCGGGTCAAGCCCGGGGATGACGGAGGAGGGGAGGGAGCGGCCGGGATGACGACGGAGGAAGGGCATTGCAGCCGTCGGCCTCACCCACACTGGCCGGATCGGTCACCCACCGTGTACACATCGTCCACCTCACTGCACTGACTGGTCACGGGCGGACCGGACGGCAGCGCGGAGGTATAAAAACACCGATCAGGGGCGCCAGGGTTCGGCCGGCTCGCGCGCCAGTTCCTCGGCGCGGCCCTCGTCGATGACATAGGCGAGCGCGCGCAGCGCCTCGCGCACGCCCTGGCCGGACTGCGCCGAGAGCGCCAGCGGCTTCTTCTTCGCCGCGCGCTGGAGCCGGGCGAGCTGGCTCTTCAGCGTCTCGGGATCGAGCGCGTCGGTCTTGGTCAGCGCGACGATTTCCGGTTTATCCTCAAGGCCCTGGCCATAGGCGTCGAGCTCGGCGCGCACGGTCTTGTAGACCTTGCCCGCGTGTTCCGACGTACCGTCGACGAGGTGCAGCAGCACGCGGCAGCGCTCGATATGGGCGAGGAAACGGTCGCCGAGGCCGACGCCCTCATGCGCGCCCTCGATCAGGCCGGGAATGTCGGCCAGCACGAATTCGCGGCCATCCACCTGCACCACGCCGAGGCCAGGGTGCAGAGTGGTAAAGGGGTAGTCCGCCACCTTGGGCTTCGCGGCCGTCGTGGCGGCGAGGAAGGTGGATTTGCCGGCATTGGGAAGGCCGACAAGTCCCGCATCGGCAATGAGTTTCAGCCGCAGGATGATCCAGCGCTCCTCGCCCTCCTGGCCGGGATTGGCACGGCGCGGCGCCTGGTTGGTCGAGGTCTGGAAATGGGCGTTGCCGAAGCCGCCATTGCCACCCTTCAAGAGGCGCACCCGCTGGCCGATCTCGGTGAGGTCGGCGAGGATGGTTTCGCCATCTTCATCAAGCACTTCGGTCCCGGCCGGCACCTTCAGCACGGCGTCGTCGCCCTTGCCGCCGGCGCGGTTCTTGCCCATGCCGAAGCCGCCCTTCTTGGCCTTGAAGTGCTGCTGGAAGCGGTAATCGATGAGGGTGTTGAGCCCGTCGACGCACTCGATCCACACATCGCCGCCCCGCCCGCCATCGCCGCCATCGGGGCCGCCGAACTCGATGAACTTCTCCCGCCGGAACGACAGACAGCCCGCCCCACCATCGCCGGAGCGGACGTAAATCTTTGCCTGGTCAAGGAATTTCATCGTGGATGCTCAAAATGTGGGGCGGGGCCCCCGCGTGGGGAGGCCCCTCAACCTAGCAGAATCTCCGGCTCAATGCCGGGTGTCGATGGCGTGAAGCGTCGGATGCGCGCTGGCCCCCCAGGCCCGCAGCGAACTCCACAGACGCTTCTCCAGCCGGAACCGGTCGACCGGCACCGAGGCACCGAGCGCCCGGACCCGCGTCAGCCCGACGCCGGTCCACTGGAAGCCGCACTTCTCCAGCACCCGGCGCGAGGCCGGATTGACGACGCGGGCGGAGGCGACAATGGCCTCGAGCCCGCGATCGGCAAAGGCGTGGTCGATCAGCGCCCGGACCGCCTCGGTGCCGATCCCGCGATCCCAATAGGGCTCGCCGAGCCAGTAGCCGATCTCCGGCGCATCCTCGTCGCGCTGGACGAAGCCGCACATGCCAACGGGAATGGGCGGGCCAAAGTTCGATTCGTCCGCCCCGCGAAGCGCGGCTTCGTTCTTCAAGAAGATCGCAAAGGTCGCCGCCTTCGGCCCACCCGGCAGCTTGGCGATGAACGCCGCCGCATCCGCCATGCCGTAGGGATGGGGAATGTTGGCGGTCATCTCGGCGACTTTTCGGTTGTCGGCGAGCTCCGCGATCCATGCCATGTCCTCGATTCGCGGCGCGCGCAGCACGAGGCGGCCGGTTTCGAGGACGGAGGTACAGCTCTCAGCGAGGGGTGACCCGAAGGTCGCTTCGACGATGGTCATGGGAGGTCTCCTGGGGGGCCTGGAACGACGAAGGGGAGGCGGTTTCCTCGCCTCCCCTGTCGGGCACCCCGGGATGTCCTCTCAGGACGTTCGGGAAATCCTACCGGTCGGGCGAGACCAGTGGGATTTCAAGAACCTCACTGGCTTTATTCGGCGGCCTGGGCGGCCGGAATGACGGATACGTAAGTGCGGGAATTGGCTTTGGTGCGGAACTCGACTCGGCCTTCGGTCAGCGCAAAGAGGGTGTGATCTTTGCCCATGCCGACGTTCACGCCGGGATGCCACTGCGTCCCACGCTGACGAACGATGATGTTGCCGGCCACGACCTGCTCGCTGCCGAACTTCTTGACGCCGAGGCGACGGCCGTCGGAATCGCGACCGTTGCGGGAAGAACCGCCAGCCTTCTTATGAGCCATGATGCTCTCCTGTTTCTCTCTGTGCGGTCTACGTCAGCCGGCGATCGAGGTCACGCGCACGACGGTGAAGTCCTGGCGATGACCGATCTTGCGGCGGGAATTCTGACGGCGACGCTTCTTGAATGCAATAACCTTGGCGCCGCGGGTGTGCTTCACGACCTCGAGGGTCACGGAAGCGCCGTCGACCAGCGGAGCGCCGACCTTCGGGCTGTCGCCACCGAGCATGAGGACCGGCAGGGTCACGGCAGTGCCGGGCTCGGCGTCGATCTTGCCGACAGTGACGAGTTGTTCGGCGGCAACGCGGTACTGCTTGCCACCCGTCTTGATGACCGCGAACATGTTATGTCCTTTCGTTCGAGCCCGAACTCCTCGCCGCAAGCGGCGCGGGATCGGCTTCTTTCGGTCGGTTGCGGGATGCGCATGGGCCGGATTGCCCTTTTCATGCGCGCTGCCTCTTAACCGCGAGCGCCCGTCCTGTCAAGGAATGGGCGGCACGCAAATGACCCGCCAGCCACGGCGCGCGCTGGCTTTGACGGGTCTTTCGATACCGGCCGTGAACCTTCCGGCGGGCGTCGCGTTGTCAGCGGCAATGGCGTCGCAGATGGCGACGCGCTCCAGATCGAGAGGCCTATCATGAACAGCCACCAGATCACCGGTGCCGCCCGTCAGATCGGCGGACGCCTGCGGAACGTCGCCGGCCAAGTGTCGCACGACGCGGCGCTGCGGGGCGAGGGCGTGTATGAGGAAGCGCTCGGCCGCGGCCAGCGTCTGGCGGGCGATGCCCGCGAGCAGGCGGTCCGTCTCGCCGACGGCGCCTATGACATGGGTCAGGAGTATTATGATAGGGGTGTGCGCGCCCTCGCCCAACAGACCCGTGCCCACCCCCTCGCCGTCGTCCTCGCGGCCGGTCTCACCGGCGCGGCGTTGGCCTGGCTGTTCAGCTCCGGCCGCCGTCGCTGAGCAAGGAAATCTCGGCTTGGCTGCGTCCCCTGAGGCGGCGCCCACAGCCTCTCCCGGCTTCCGGCGCGTCTTCCCTTGCAAGGCGCGCCGGCCTCGGCTATTGAGCCCCCGCTCCACGGCGCGGACCTGATCCGCGCCCCGTGCGCGGAGAGGTGCCGGAGTGGTCGATCGGGACGGTCTCGAAAACCGTTGTGCGTGCAAGCGTACCGTGGGTTCGAATCCCACCCTCTCCGCCATTCATTCTTACTGATACATTTCACGCGGTGTAGCCGCAGGCTTCACGAGCCTGCACCCGCCATGCCGTCGGCATGAGCGAGGCTGGCGAAGAAGTCGCGCAGGCGGTCGCCCTGGATGAGCACGTGGTCGCGAATCTCGTTGGCGGCCCGCTCGCCATCGCCCGCCAGTATCGCCTCGACGATACGCTGATGTTCGGCGAAGGAACTGGCGATGCGGCGGCCGGCGCGGAGCTGGAGGCGCCGGTAGGGTTGCAGCCGCGTCTGGAGCTGGCGCGCCTGCTCGGCGAGGAAGCCGTTGCGCGAGGCGGCGTAGATCAGCTGATGGAACCGTTCATTGGCCAGGTAATAGCTGTCGCCATCGCCCTGCCGTGCCTCATGCTCGCATTCCGCCAGCGAGGCGAGCAGCGCCGCGCGGTCCTGGTCGTCGAACCGCCGCGCCGCCAGAGCCGCGCACATGCCCTCCAGCGCCGCCATCATCTCGAAGCGCTCGACGATTTCCTGAAAGCTCAGTGAGACGACGAAGGCGCCGCGGCGCGGCAGCAGCTTGACCAGGCCGTTGGCGGCGAGCTGCACCAGCGCCTCGCGCAGCGGCGTGCGCGACACCCCGAAACGGTCGGCGAGGCTCTGCTCGTCGAGACGCTCGCCCGGCCGGAACACGCCGGTGACGATGTCGGTCTCGATCGCTTGTCGCAGCCGGTCCGCGTGGCGTGTGCGCCCGGTCTCCGGCTCCATCTGTCCCGTAGTCATGCGTCTTCCCAACCGGCCTGCGCGACGGCTCGCCCCTGGCGGACCCGGCGGGCGAGAAAGGTGGCGAGTCAACGGGCCGCCCCGAGCTTTGTCAATGATGGGCGGATGCAGTGCCGAGCATCTCGTTCATCCGAACGCCTGTCGCGAATACGTAGTTAGCATTCTTGTATACAAAAATGTTGACAGGTTATGCGCACGGGTCATGATCCCCGGCAGCAGGGATCAACACAACGCCTGCAATGGGGAACGCCAATGACGAGAGAGCAGGAGACCGTCCGCGGATGCGGGCGGGGCCGGATGAGCCATGTCCCATGTGTCGCGAGGCTTCGCATCCGGGAGGTCGACCATGTCGCATGAGATGCTGTCGATCCTCGGCCTTGCCGCCATGTTCGTGGTGGCGACCATCCTGCCGGTCAATATGGGCATCCTCGCCTTTGCCGGCGCGTTTCTCGTGGGTACGACCCTCGCCGGGCTGACGACGGCGAAGATCCTGTCCTTCTTCCCGTCTGGCCTGTTCCTGACGCTGGTCGGCATCACTTATCTCTTTGCCATCGCCCAGAACAACGGCACCATCGACTGGCTGGTGCGCCTCGCCGTGCGGGCGGTGCGCGGCCATGTGATCGCGATCCCGTGGGTGATGTTCCTGGTGGCAGCGGCGCTGACATCGGTGGGCGCGGTGAGCCCCGGCGCGGTCGCGATCATCGCCCCGATCGCGCTCGGCTTCGCCGTCAAATACGGCATCAGCCCGCTGCTCATGGGCCTGATGGTGATCCATGGCGCTCAGGCCGGCGGCTTTTCGCCGATCAGCATCTATGGCGGCATCACCAATGGCGTCGTGGCGAAGGCGGGGCTTCCGCTCGACCCGATCGTTACCTTCCTCGCGAGCTTCGCCGTCAATGGCGGCGTCGCGGTGCTGCTGTTCTTCGCGCTGGGCGGGATGAAGCTCATCGGGCAGCAGGTGCACATGGCCGGTGCCCCCGCCGGCGCCGGCTACCCGGCCGCGACCCCGCCGCGCTATGGTGACGCGGAAACCGAGGCCATCACGCTGGAGCGGCGCATCGCCGAGGGCGGTGTCGCCAGCAACGACCCGATGGCCAATAACCGCTTCTACCAGCTCTCCACGCTGGCCGGACTGATCCTCCTCGCGGTTCTCACTCTTGTCTACAAGCTCGATATCGGCTTCTGCGCCATCTCCATCGGCCTCGTCCTGTCGCTCATGGCGCCGACGCTCCAGCGCAAGGCGGTGGCGCAGGTCACCTGGCCGGAGATCGTGCTGATCACCGGCGTCTCGACCTATGTTGGCGTGATGGAGGCGATGGGCACCATCAGCTATGCCGCCAACAGCGTCGCGGGTCTCGCCTCGCCGCTCATGGCGGCCCTTGTGCTGTGCCTGATCGGCGCGGTGGTCTCGGCCTTTGCCTCATCCACGGCGGTGCTGGGCTCGCTGATCCCGCTGGCGGTGCCGTTTCTTCATGCCGGCACGGGCGTCGATGCCATCGGCTTCATCGCCGCCATGGCGGTGTCCTCGACTATCGTCGATGTGAGCCCCTTCTCGACCAATGGGGCGCTGGTGCTGGCCAACTCGCCGGAAGCCTCGCGCGACGGCTTCTTCAAGCAGCTGCTCGGCTACGGGGCGCTGGTCACCGTCATCGCACCCTTCGTGGTGTGGTTCCTGTTCGTCGTATTGTGAGGACATGCCGATGACGCAACCGGGCGCGGAGAAGCCCGCTCGCTCATGGTCGAGCCGGCGGGAGGACAAGGAGCGGCGGCTCACGCGCGTCGCGCCCTTCGCGGATGGTCGCGTGCTGAGGACCGGGGACATCGTCGCGGCGCTGGAGGCGGTTCTCGCCTCCGGCGACCGGGTTGCCCTGGAAGGGGACAACCAGAAGCAGGCGGACTTCCTGTCGCGCTCGCTGGCCAAGGTCGATCCGGCCAAGGTGCATGATCTGCACATGCTGGTCTCCAGCATCTCGCGGCCCGAGCAGATCGACATTTTCGAGACCGGTATCGCCCGGCGCATCGACTTCGCCTATGCCGGGCCGCAGAGCCTGCGGGTGGCGCAGCTGCTGGAGGATGGCAAGCTCGAGGTCGGCGCCATCCATACCTATGTCGAGCTCTATGCCCGCATGTTCGTCGACCTGACGCCGCGCGTGGCGCTGGTGGCGGCCGAGAAGGGCGACCGGCACGGCAACCTCTATACCGGCGCCAACACCGAGGACACGCCCACCATTGTCGAGGCGACGGCCTTTGGCGGAGGCATCGTCATCGCGCAGGTCAACGAGATCGTCGACGCCCTGCCGCGCGTCGACATTCCCGGCTCCTGGGTGGATTTCATCGTCAAGGCCGACACGCCGGCCGCCATCGAGCCGCTGTTCACCCGAGACCCGCGCCTCATCACCGAGCAGCACATATTGATGGCGATGCTGGCGATACGCGGCATCTATGAGCGCCACGGCGTGGTCTCGCTCAATCACGGCATCGGCTTCAACACCGCCGCCATCGAGCTGCTGCTGCCGACCTATGGCGCCCAGCTTGGCCTCAAGGGCAAGATCTGCCGCCACTGGACGCTGAACCCACATCCGACCCTCATCCCTGCGATTGAGAGCGGCTGGGTGGAAAGCGTCCATTGCTTCGGCGGCGAGGTCGGCATGGAGCGCTATATCGAGGCGCGCTCCGACGTGTTCTTCACCGGCCCCGATGGCTCGCTGCGCTC carries:
- a CDS encoding SLC13 family permease, translated to MSHEMLSILGLAAMFVVATILPVNMGILAFAGAFLVGTTLAGLTTAKILSFFPSGLFLTLVGITYLFAIAQNNGTIDWLVRLAVRAVRGHVIAIPWVMFLVAAALTSVGAVSPGAVAIIAPIALGFAVKYGISPLLMGLMVIHGAQAGGFSPISIYGGITNGVVAKAGLPLDPIVTFLASFAVNGGVAVLLFFALGGMKLIGQQVHMAGAPAGAGYPAATPPRYGDAETEAITLERRIAEGGVASNDPMANNRFYQLSTLAGLILLAVLTLVYKLDIGFCAISIGLVLSLMAPTLQRKAVAQVTWPEIVLITGVSTYVGVMEAMGTISYAANSVAGLASPLMAALVLCLIGAVVSAFASSTAVLGSLIPLAVPFLHAGTGVDAIGFIAAMAVSSTIVDVSPFSTNGALVLANSPEASRDGFFKQLLGYGALVTVIAPFVVWFLFVVL
- the mdcA gene encoding malonate decarboxylase subunit alpha, whose product is MTQPGAEKPARSWSSRREDKERRLTRVAPFADGRVLRTGDIVAALEAVLASGDRVALEGDNQKQADFLSRSLAKVDPAKVHDLHMLVSSISRPEQIDIFETGIARRIDFAYAGPQSLRVAQLLEDGKLEVGAIHTYVELYARMFVDLTPRVALVAAEKGDRHGNLYTGANTEDTPTIVEATAFGGGIVIAQVNEIVDALPRVDIPGSWVDFIVKADTPAAIEPLFTRDPRLITEQHILMAMLAIRGIYERHGVVSLNHGIGFNTAAIELLLPTYGAQLGLKGKICRHWTLNPHPTLIPAIESGWVESVHCFGGEVGMERYIEARSDVFFTGPDGSLRSNRVLCQLAGQYAVDMFIGATLQIDGDANSSTVTAGRLAGFGGAPNMGHDPGGRRHASAAWLAMKTDPRPTARGHKLVVQMAETFQAGGVPTFVEELDAVAVGRAAGMPIAPVMIYGTDVSHVVTEEGVAYLYLARDEEERRAALAAVAGVSPIGLKHDASRTQDLRRRGLVAYPEDLGVRPTDAKRSLLAARSIDDLVTWSGGLYQPPARFRSY